The following coding sequences are from one Alosa alosa isolate M-15738 ecotype Scorff River chromosome 13, AALO_Geno_1.1, whole genome shotgun sequence window:
- the LOC125305728 gene encoding adenosine receptor A2b-like, giving the protein MVHVWLNAMCQCVLAVCVMGVSVRLCVPRAGGGPGGPRGSRGGWRDGWRDGGRGGGGCSVASGLRQCLGWVSTVGNVVAVPILVLLSLRTPQCLYTCITLVCCPLLVRQFKMFLMLLLTLNAHLQHRLGISRYEALVTRPRVLCLVLLSWLVSVVTAFAQFIGRKARDSWGVSEGSSTAEMGLGRPQGGNWSSPFLPPTKPPYPQDRSVIGKYLPYGGFLSKFLITYTDNFTYAEIHGSHWGVCAADTVLSPAYMVYVYSVTVFLIPALVMLAVYLDLMCVAPRTDPGPRVLASGKSVLHAHSRSVALSLSLLVLLCLPMHVAHMLQLFAPGKPPTPWATLLVSLLFQSYGLVPPLLFKERGEGEGEGSAVEPAGGATAPSARGKAVGRAFCVAMQACASCCPHSHGLKAKVCPEV; this is encoded by the exons ATGGTGCACGTTTGGCTGAACGCCATGTGCCAGTGCGTGCTGGCGGTGTGTGTGATGGGCGTGAGCGTGCGCCTGTGCGTGCCACGCGCTGGCGGTGGGCCCGGGGGACCTCGTGGCAGTCGGGGGGGCTGGCGTGATGGCTGGCGTGACGGTGGCAGGGGTGGCGGAGGCTGCAGCGTGGCGTCCGGTCTGAGGCAGTGCCTGGGCTGGGTGAGCACCGTGGGCAATGTCGTTGCCGTGCCCATCCTGGTGCTGCTCAGCCTGCGCACGCCACAGTGCCTCTACACGTGCATCACCCTGGTctgctgccccctgctggtcaGACAGTTCAAGATGTTCCTGATGCTGCTGCTCACGCTCAACGCCCACCTCCAGCACAGGCTGGGGATCAG CAGGTATGAGGCCTTGGTGACCCGCCCGCGCGTTCTGTGTCTGGTGCTGCTCAGCTGGTTGGTCTCCGTGGTGACGGCCTTCGCCCAGTTCATCGGCAGGAAAGCCCGGGACAGCTGGGGCGTCTCTGAAGGCAGCAGCACTGCGGAGATGGGCTTGGGGCGGCCGCAGGGCGGCAACTGGAGCTCCCCCTTCCTGCCGCCCACCAAGCCCCCGTACCCACAGGACCGCTCCGTCATCGGCAAGTACCTGCCCTACGGCGGCTTCCTGTCCAAGTTCCTGATCACCTACACGGACAACTTCACGTACGCGGAGATCCACGGCAGCCACTGGGGCGTGTGTGCGGCCGACACCGTCCTCAGTCCGGCCTACATGGTCTACGTCTACAGCGTCACGGTCTTCCTGATTCCCGCGCTGGTCATGCTGGCAGTCTACCTGGACCTGATGTGCGTGGCGCCGCGGACGGACCCAGGCCCCCGGGTCTTGGCGTCGGGCAAGAGTGTGCTGCACGCCCACTCCCGCTCGGTGGCGCTGTCGCTCTCCCTGCTGGTGCTGCTCTGCCTGCCGATGCACGTGGCGCACATGCTCCAGCTCTTCGCCCCGGGCAAGCCGCCGACGCCCTGGGCCACCCTGCTGGTGTCGCTGCTGTTCCAGTCGTACGGCCTGGTGCCACCGCTGCTGTtcaaggagaggggggagggggagggggaggggagcgCGGTGGAGCCGGCCGGGGGGGCGACAGCCCCCTCGGCCCGGGGGAAGGCCGTGGGGAGGGCCTTCTGTGTCGCCATGCAGGCGTGCGCCTCTTGTTGCCCCCACAGCCATGGCCTAAAAGCCAAGGTGTGTCCCGAGGTGTGA